One Prevotella melaninogenica DNA window includes the following coding sequences:
- a CDS encoding alpha-L-fucosidase → MQPSVCYSCPLCYSIPCSGKESCGLQPTDSPADIVRKTAQMVPSACQFNWQRLELTAFLYYGINTYTGREWGDGKESPAIFNPTDLDADQWIRELKAAGFKCAILTCKHHDGFCLWPSAYTEHSVKNSPWKKGKGDVVREVSDACKKYGMDFGVYLSPWDRNSDLYGTEAYNDFFVKQLTELLTQYGKVSEVWFDGACGEGPNGKKQVYDFVRWYELIRKLQPEAVIAVMGPDVRWVGTETGRGREMEWSVVPKDNLDQDAIAKNSQKEVLTAPVGDMMGQDLGSRKKIEKAKSLIWYPAEIDVSIRPGWFYHEDQDSKVKSPKELMDIYFTSVGMNGVLLLNLPPNKEGKLSEADIRSLRGFRQLYANTFTDNLLAKAKVTCVLSEGKGRNVIDDNYDTSVRPKMKDGKAVFSFKLNKPATFNVLSVQEDIRKGQRVEKFSLEVKDAKGNWKKVTEGTTVGHKRLLKFPVETAKEVRLIISEVRAVPTISEIGLYRLRD, encoded by the coding sequence TTGCAACCATCTGTTTGCTATTCATGCCCGCTTTGCTACAGCATCCCATGCTCTGGAAAAGAATCTTGTGGCCTACAACCCACCGACAGTCCCGCTGATATTGTCAGGAAAACTGCCCAGATGGTGCCTTCTGCTTGTCAGTTTAATTGGCAGCGTCTGGAACTTACGGCTTTCTTGTATTATGGTATAAACACCTATACTGGTAGAGAGTGGGGTGATGGTAAGGAGTCACCAGCTATCTTTAATCCTACTGACCTTGATGCTGATCAGTGGATACGTGAGTTGAAGGCAGCAGGCTTTAAGTGTGCTATCCTTACTTGTAAGCACCATGATGGTTTCTGTTTGTGGCCATCGGCTTATACAGAACATAGTGTTAAGAACTCTCCATGGAAGAAGGGTAAAGGTGATGTTGTACGTGAGGTGAGCGATGCCTGCAAGAAGTATGGTATGGACTTTGGTGTCTATCTCTCTCCTTGGGATCGTAATTCAGACCTTTATGGAACTGAAGCTTATAACGACTTCTTTGTTAAACAGTTGACAGAATTGCTTACACAATATGGTAAGGTAAGTGAAGTATGGTTTGATGGTGCTTGTGGTGAAGGACCAAATGGTAAGAAGCAGGTGTATGACTTTGTACGTTGGTATGAGCTTATTCGTAAGTTACAGCCAGAGGCAGTGATAGCTGTCATGGGACCTGATGTTCGTTGGGTTGGTACAGAGACTGGCCGTGGCCGTGAGATGGAATGGAGTGTTGTGCCAAAGGACAATCTTGATCAGGATGCTATTGCAAAGAACTCACAGAAGGAAGTGCTGACTGCACCTGTTGGTGATATGATGGGTCAGGATCTCGGTAGCCGCAAGAAGATTGAAAAGGCAAAGTCACTCATTTGGTATCCAGCTGAGATTGATGTGTCTATCCGTCCAGGTTGGTTCTATCATGAGGATCAGGATAGCAAGGTGAAGTCGCCAAAGGAACTGATGGATATCTATTTCACATCTGTCGGAATGAATGGTGTACTCCTCTTGAATCTCCCTCCTAATAAGGAAGGTAAACTCTCTGAGGCTGATATAAGAAGTCTTCGTGGTTTCCGCCAGTTGTATGCAAATACCTTCACTGATAATCTCTTGGCAAAGGCAAAGGTTACTTGTGTGCTTTCAGAGGGTAAGGGTCGCAATGTTATTGACGATAATTATGACACTTCTGTACGTCCAAAGATGAAGGATGGTAAGGCTGTCTTCTCATTCAAACTGAATAAACCTGCTACCTTCAATGTCCTTTCTGTGCAGGAGGATATCCGTAAGGGACAGCGTGTTGAGAAGTTCTCACTTGAGGTGAAGGATGCCAAGGGCAATTGGAAGAAAGTAACTGAGGGTACAACCGTTGGTCATAAGCGTTTGCTGAAGTTCCCTGTTGAAACTGCTAAGGAGGTACGCCTTATTATCAGTGAGGTGCGTGCAGTGCCAACTATCTCTGAAATTGGACTTTATCGCTTAAGAGATTAG
- a CDS encoding type 1 glutamine amidotransferase family protein, with protein sequence MALLNLQKVLFVLLNEYTDWEGAFLSTALHVGVIPGSEIKYRVHTVAPTLDAVCSIGGFKTLPNYSFENMPKDYAALVLIGGNQWDSPEAELVEPLVQEALNNGKPVGAICNGASFLCAHGFLNNVKHTGNGLDQLKQWGGERYTNETGYVNAQAVSDKNIVTANITGHLEFTREMLLLLKANTPKKIADWYDFYKNGFVKQ encoded by the coding sequence ATGGCACTACTTAACCTTCAAAAAGTTTTGTTTGTCTTATTGAATGAGTACACAGATTGGGAAGGTGCTTTTCTCTCTACAGCCCTTCATGTTGGCGTAATACCAGGTAGTGAAATCAAGTACAGAGTGCATACAGTTGCTCCGACATTAGATGCAGTCTGTTCCATTGGTGGATTCAAAACATTGCCCAACTATTCTTTTGAGAATATGCCCAAAGACTATGCAGCCTTAGTGCTTATCGGTGGCAATCAATGGGATTCTCCTGAAGCAGAACTTGTTGAGCCATTGGTACAAGAAGCATTGAATAATGGCAAACCCGTAGGAGCTATATGCAACGGAGCATCGTTTCTGTGTGCTCATGGCTTCTTGAACAACGTAAAACATACGGGTAATGGTCTCGACCAACTTAAACAATGGGGTGGTGAAAGATACACGAACGAAACAGGATATGTGAACGCACAGGCTGTAAGTGATAAAAACATCGTTACAGCAAATATTACTGGTCACTTGGAGTTCACTCGTGAAATGCTCTTACTTCTGAAAGCCAATACTCCTAAAAAGATTGCAGATTGGTATGACTTTTATAAGAATGGATTTGTAAAACAGTAG
- a CDS encoding LytTR family DNA-binding domain-containing protein, which translates to MKQLLIIQNGSTEMMRLAFDEILYIRSDGNYCVMTLSNGEEIQLWMNLKAITELIDQQMRQQEIVFVRVGKQYVLNLHYISRIDTKKDQLSLWRKELSQKIVLDSISHKALQLLEEGIKQKQNEL; encoded by the coding sequence GTGAAACAGCTGTTAATCATACAAAACGGAAGCACAGAAATGATGCGACTGGCGTTTGACGAGATTCTTTATATTCGGTCAGACGGCAACTATTGTGTGATGACACTTTCAAATGGTGAGGAGATACAGTTATGGATGAACCTCAAAGCCATTACAGAACTCATTGATCAACAGATGCGACAGCAAGAAATTGTATTCGTAAGGGTGGGTAAACAATATGTTCTCAACCTTCACTATATCAGTAGAATTGACACGAAGAAGGACCAGCTGAGCCTGTGGAGAAAAGAACTATCACAAAAGATAGTACTCGACTCTATCTCACACAAAGCGTTGCAGCTCCTTGAAGAGGGTATAAAACAAAAGCAGAATGAGCTATAG
- a CDS encoding SanA/YdcF family protein, with product MKKNKQRKKQIILSTTAIIAILGAIIALCNIIVDKNAKGRTFNDINDVPTMQTALLLGTNPKARGGKRPSSFYMARIKATVELYKHGKFKQLIISGDKREGYDEPQTMRHDLIERGVPDSIITMDGQGYRTLLSMRNIKQHFRVNDMIIISQKWHNERSIFLADKMNIKAVGYNADDVRHPRAIWTHIRELLARVKLFIDLYITHRKDFCE from the coding sequence ATGAAGAAAAACAAACAAAGGAAAAAGCAAATCATTCTTTCCACCACCGCTATCATTGCTATACTCGGAGCGATAATTGCATTGTGCAATATTATTGTTGATAAGAATGCAAAAGGAAGAACATTCAATGATATCAATGATGTTCCCACTATGCAGACAGCCTTACTGCTCGGTACTAACCCAAAGGCAAGGGGAGGGAAAAGACCGAGTTCCTTCTATATGGCACGTATCAAGGCGACTGTAGAACTTTACAAACATGGGAAGTTCAAACAACTTATTATTAGTGGAGACAAACGCGAAGGATATGACGAACCACAAACAATGCGCCATGACCTTATAGAAAGAGGTGTCCCTGATAGTATCATCACAATGGACGGACAAGGCTATCGTACCCTACTATCTATGAGAAATATTAAGCAACACTTTCGGGTTAACGATATGATTATCATCTCACAGAAGTGGCACAATGAGCGTAGCATCTTCTTAGCAGACAAGATGAATATTAAAGCTGTGGGATATAATGCTGATGACGTACGACATCCAAGGGCCATATGGACACATATAAGGGAGTTATTGGCAAGAGTTAAACTCTTTATTGACTTGTATATTACACATCGAAAAGACTTCTGTGAGTAG
- a CDS encoding phosphoglycerate kinase, producing MKINDFNFAGHKAIVRVDFNVPLDENGHVTDETRIRGALPTLKKVLADGGALIMMSHMGKPKGKVKPELSLSQIVKNVSNALGVEVKFAKDAGNAEAEAAALKPGEALLLENLRYYPEEEGKPVGVEKGTPEFDAAKAEMKERQKDFAKKLASYADVYVNDAFGTAHRKHASTAVIADYFDADHKMLGYLMEKEVTAIDNVLKNAQHPFTAIIGGSKVSSKLAVIKNLLDKVDNLIIGGGMGYTFIKAQGGKIGKSLHEDDLMPEALNVIAAAKEKGVNLSLSVATVCGKDFSNDTERKVFPIDQIPDEWEGMDASEESIEAWKKIILASKTILWNGPVGVFELENFAKGTGEIAKAVAQATQENGAYSLVGGGDSVAAVNKFGLADKVSYVSTGGGAMLEAIEGKVLPGVAAIEK from the coding sequence ATGAAAATTAACGATTTTAACTTCGCTGGACATAAGGCTATCGTCCGCGTAGACTTCAATGTGCCTTTGGATGAGAATGGTCATGTAACTGACGAGACACGTATCCGTGGTGCTTTGCCAACACTTAAGAAGGTATTGGCTGACGGTGGTGCTCTTATCATGATGAGCCACATGGGTAAGCCAAAGGGCAAAGTGAAGCCAGAGCTTTCATTGAGCCAGATTGTTAAGAACGTAAGCAATGCTCTCGGCGTTGAGGTTAAGTTCGCTAAGGACGCTGGTAACGCTGAAGCTGAGGCTGCTGCATTGAAACCAGGCGAGGCTCTCTTGCTTGAGAACCTTCGTTACTATCCAGAAGAGGAAGGCAAGCCAGTAGGTGTTGAGAAGGGAACTCCAGAGTTCGACGCTGCAAAGGCTGAGATGAAGGAACGTCAGAAGGACTTCGCTAAGAAGCTCGCTTCATACGCTGACGTATATGTAAACGATGCATTCGGTACAGCTCACCGTAAGCACGCATCTACAGCAGTTATCGCTGACTACTTCGATGCTGACCACAAGATGTTGGGTTACCTCATGGAGAAAGAGGTTACAGCTATCGACAACGTATTGAAAAACGCTCAGCATCCTTTCACCGCTATCATCGGTGGTTCAAAGGTAAGCTCTAAGCTCGCTGTAATCAAGAACCTCCTCGACAAGGTTGACAACCTCATCATCGGTGGTGGTATGGGTTATACCTTCATCAAGGCACAGGGTGGTAAGATTGGTAAGTCACTCCACGAGGACGACTTGATGCCAGAGGCATTGAACGTAATCGCTGCAGCTAAGGAGAAGGGTGTAAACCTTTCACTCTCTGTTGCTACTGTTTGTGGTAAGGACTTCTCTAACGATACAGAGCGTAAAGTATTCCCTATCGATCAGATTCCTGATGAGTGGGAAGGTATGGACGCATCTGAGGAGAGCATCGAGGCATGGAAGAAGATTATCCTCGCTTCTAAGACTATCCTTTGGAACGGTCCTGTAGGCGTATTCGAGTTGGAGAACTTCGCTAAGGGTACTGGCGAGATTGCCAAGGCTGTTGCACAGGCAACTCAGGAGAACGGCGCATACTCTCTCGTTGGTGGTGGTGACTCAGTTGCTGCTGTTAATAAGTTCGGTCTTGCTGACAAGGTATCTTACGTATCTACTGGTGGTGGTGCTATGCTCGAGGCTATCGAGGGTAAGGTACTCCCAGGTGTAGCTGCTATCGAGAAGTAA
- the queC gene encoding 7-cyano-7-deazaguanine synthase QueC, with protein sequence MKDSVIIVSGGLDSITLLYDKAETIALAISFDYGQNHGAKELPYAQYHCEKLGIPHITIPLSFMHQYFKSSLLDGADAIPEGHYEEENMKSTVVPFRNGIMLAIATGIAESHELKRVYIANHGGDHTIYPDCRPEFIHAMNGATEAGTFVKVRVEAPYMEITKAEIVARGAALGIDYSKTWSCYKGADIHCGKCGTCVERKEAFEAAGVKDPTIYSKE encoded by the coding sequence ATGAAAGATTCGGTTATTATTGTCAGTGGTGGACTTGATTCTATCACGTTGCTTTATGATAAGGCGGAGACGATCGCTTTAGCAATCTCTTTCGACTATGGTCAGAACCATGGGGCTAAGGAACTACCTTATGCTCAGTATCATTGTGAGAAGTTGGGGATTCCTCATATTACGATTCCACTGTCTTTTATGCACCAGTATTTCAAGAGTTCGTTGCTTGATGGGGCTGATGCTATTCCAGAGGGGCATTATGAGGAAGAGAATATGAAGTCGACGGTTGTTCCTTTCCGCAATGGTATTATGCTTGCGATTGCAACGGGGATTGCTGAGAGTCATGAGTTGAAGCGTGTGTATATTGCTAATCATGGTGGTGACCATACGATTTATCCTGACTGCCGTCCAGAGTTTATTCATGCGATGAATGGTGCTACGGAGGCTGGAACTTTTGTGAAAGTGCGTGTGGAGGCTCCTTATATGGAGATTACTAAGGCTGAGATTGTGGCGCGTGGTGCTGCGTTGGGAATAGACTATTCTAAGACTTGGAGCTGTTATAAAGGTGCTGATATTCACTGTGGTAAGTGTGGAACATGCGTTGAACGTAAGGAAGCCTTTGAAGCTGCAGGTGTGAAAGACCCAACGATTTATAGCAAGGAATGA
- a CDS encoding bifunctional dihydroorotate dehydrogenase B NAD binding subunit/NADPH-dependent glutamate synthase: MNKIIRKQQFSEKVFCLEVEAPLIARSCRPGNFIIVRVDNHSERVPYTIAKSDPVKGTLTMVIQEVGRSSTKLCQLNEGDEIVDIVGPLGTPSHIENYGTIICAGGGIGIAAILPILTALKQAGNRVISVLAGRTKELVIMVDDVKKYSDEVIIMTDDGSYGEKGVITVGVEKVIQREHVDKVLAIGPPIMMKFTSLLAKKYGIPNDVSLNTIMVDGTGMCGACRLTIGGKTRFVCIDGPEFDGDLVDWDEMFKRMGTFKDIETSPNPSEGGECLAENKSGNEVQGKNGDCCDSEKNKSTNNDENTSSPTAHLSEELEGADWRTTLRKALKPKERTAIERVKMPELDADYRAKTRLEEVNIGLTPEMAMQEAKRCLDCPKPSCVEGCPVNIHIPDFIKNIERGDFLEAAKILKETSALPAVCGRVCPQEKQCESRCIHLKMNSPAVAIGYLERFAADYERESGHMALPTVAPSNGIKVAVIGSGPAGLSFAGDMAKRGFEVYVFEALHEIGGVLKYGIPEFRLPNKIVDVEIDNLRRIGVHFQTDTIVGKTISIEDLKEKGFKGIFVGSGAGLPNFMGIPGENAINILSSNEYLTRVNLMDAANPETDTPIIMGKKVLVIGGGNTAMDSCRTAKRLGADVTLVYRRSEAEMPARLEEVKHAKEEGINFLTLHNPQEYKADEKGRVCAAVLDVMKLGEPDASGRCRPELTGETVTVECDQVIVAVGVSPNPLVPKSVKGLELGRKDTIVVNEQMQSSQPEIFAGGDIVRGGATVILAMGDGRRAAANMAEQLLAEK; the protein is encoded by the coding sequence ATGAACAAGATTATCCGTAAACAACAGTTTTCAGAGAAGGTTTTCTGCTTAGAAGTAGAAGCACCGCTCATTGCACGAAGCTGCCGTCCAGGTAACTTTATCATCGTGCGTGTTGACAACCACAGCGAACGTGTACCTTACACCATTGCTAAATCGGACCCAGTAAAGGGTACGCTCACCATGGTTATCCAAGAGGTAGGACGCTCATCAACAAAGCTTTGCCAGTTGAATGAAGGCGATGAGATTGTTGATATTGTCGGACCACTCGGCACTCCATCCCACATCGAGAACTACGGTACGATTATCTGTGCGGGTGGTGGTATTGGTATTGCTGCCATTCTCCCTATCCTCACAGCCTTGAAGCAGGCTGGTAACAGAGTAATTTCTGTCCTCGCCGGTCGCACAAAGGAGTTAGTTATCATGGTAGACGACGTAAAGAAATACTCTGATGAGGTTATCATCATGACCGATGATGGTTCCTACGGAGAGAAAGGTGTCATCACCGTGGGCGTAGAAAAGGTGATACAGCGCGAACACGTAGACAAGGTGTTAGCAATCGGACCTCCTATCATGATGAAGTTCACCTCTCTTTTAGCCAAGAAATACGGCATTCCTAACGACGTTTCACTCAATACTATCATGGTGGACGGAACAGGAATGTGTGGTGCTTGCCGTCTAACGATTGGTGGTAAGACTCGCTTTGTCTGCATTGATGGTCCTGAATTCGATGGCGACCTCGTCGACTGGGACGAGATGTTCAAGCGAATGGGGACGTTTAAGGATATTGAGACCTCCCCCAACCCCTCCGAAGGAGGGGAGTGCCTGGCGGAAAACAAGTCAGGGAATGAGGTTCAAGGGAAGAATGGAGATTGTTGCGACAGCGAGAAAAACAAGTCTACAAATAACGACGAAAACACGTCATCACCTACAGCCCACCTATCAGAAGAGTTGGAGGGAGCCGATTGGCGCACCACCTTACGCAAGGCCCTCAAGCCAAAGGAGCGCACAGCTATTGAGCGTGTGAAGATGCCAGAGTTGGATGCAGACTATCGCGCGAAGACCCGTTTAGAGGAGGTAAATATCGGATTAACCCCAGAGATGGCCATGCAAGAGGCTAAACGTTGCCTTGACTGTCCAAAACCCTCTTGCGTAGAGGGCTGTCCTGTAAACATTCACATACCAGACTTCATTAAGAATATAGAGCGTGGCGACTTCCTCGAAGCAGCCAAGATACTCAAAGAAACATCAGCTTTGCCAGCCGTATGCGGTCGTGTTTGTCCACAAGAGAAGCAATGTGAGAGCCGTTGTATCCACTTGAAGATGAACTCACCAGCTGTAGCCATCGGTTATCTTGAGCGTTTCGCAGCCGACTACGAGCGTGAAAGTGGACACATGGCATTGCCTACTGTTGCACCATCCAATGGTATCAAGGTAGCCGTTATTGGTTCTGGTCCTGCAGGCTTGAGTTTTGCTGGCGATATGGCTAAGCGTGGCTTCGAGGTTTATGTATTTGAGGCACTGCACGAGATTGGCGGTGTTTTGAAATATGGTATCCCTGAGTTCCGTCTGCCAAACAAGATTGTTGATGTCGAAATAGATAATCTTCGTCGTATAGGTGTACACTTCCAGACCGATACTATCGTCGGTAAGACCATCAGTATAGAAGACTTAAAGGAGAAGGGCTTCAAGGGTATCTTCGTTGGTTCAGGTGCAGGATTACCTAACTTTATGGGTATTCCAGGCGAGAACGCTATCAACATCCTTTCAAGTAACGAGTATCTGACACGTGTAAACCTCATGGACGCAGCCAATCCAGAGACCGACACACCAATCATTATGGGTAAGAAAGTCTTGGTTATCGGTGGTGGTAACACAGCTATGGACTCTTGTCGTACTGCCAAACGATTAGGTGCTGACGTCACACTCGTCTATCGTCGTTCTGAAGCCGAGATGCCTGCACGTCTTGAAGAGGTGAAACATGCTAAAGAAGAGGGTATTAACTTCCTCACTCTTCATAATCCACAGGAATATAAGGCGGATGAGAAAGGCCGTGTATGTGCCGCTGTCTTAGACGTAATGAAACTCGGAGAACCAGACGCAAGCGGACGCTGTCGACCAGAATTGACTGGCGAGACCGTCACTGTCGAGTGCGATCAGGTTATCGTTGCCGTAGGTGTATCACCTAACCCATTGGTACCAAAGTCTGTAAAGGGACTTGAATTAGGTCGCAAAGACACCATTGTTGTCAACGAACAGATGCAGAGTTCACAGCCAGAAATCTTTGCTGGTGGTGACATTGTACGTGGTGGTGCAACCGTTATCCTTGCCATGGGAGACGGAAGAAGAGCCGCTGCAAACATGGCAGAACAATTATTAGCAGAAAAATAA
- the serS gene encoding serine--tRNA ligase: protein MLTLKLISEETERVIKGLEKKHFKGAREAVEKVLEYDRLRRETQQKLDTNKQQQNQLSKQIGGLMKEGKKDEADKIKEEVALLKSSDKALQEIMDMAQKDMTDVLLTIPNIPNEIVPEGKDAEDNVVVKEGGEKPNLPADALCHWDLLKKFNLVDFDLGVKITGAGFPLYIGKLARFQRALEAFFLDEARKSGYLEVQPPLVVNQESGQATGQLPDKEGQMYHANLDDLYLIPTAEVPVTNIFRDEILNEQDLPIKRCAYSACFRREAGSYGKDVRGLNRLHQFDKVEIVRIDKPEHSYQSLDEMLDHVEGLLKKLELPYHILRLCGGDISFTAALCYDFEVWSAAQERWLEVSSVSNFESYQANRLHCRFRHADDKKIELCHTLNGSALALPRIVAAIIENNQTPEGIRVPKVLVPYCGFEMLDDKMD from the coding sequence ATGCTTACATTAAAGCTCATCAGTGAAGAAACTGAACGCGTCATCAAAGGACTGGAGAAGAAACACTTCAAAGGTGCACGTGAGGCAGTTGAGAAAGTATTGGAATATGACCGTTTGCGTCGTGAGACTCAGCAGAAGCTTGACACAAACAAGCAGCAGCAGAATCAGCTCTCGAAGCAGATTGGTGGACTGATGAAAGAAGGAAAGAAAGACGAAGCTGACAAGATAAAGGAAGAGGTAGCACTATTAAAATCTTCTGACAAAGCTCTCCAAGAGATAATGGATATGGCACAGAAGGATATGACAGACGTGTTACTGACGATTCCTAACATCCCTAACGAGATTGTACCTGAAGGTAAGGATGCTGAGGACAATGTTGTCGTAAAGGAAGGGGGCGAGAAGCCAAACCTACCTGCTGACGCTTTGTGCCATTGGGACTTGCTAAAGAAGTTTAACTTGGTAGATTTCGACCTCGGTGTAAAGATTACTGGTGCTGGTTTCCCACTCTATATCGGTAAGTTGGCACGCTTCCAACGTGCCTTGGAGGCATTCTTCCTCGACGAAGCTCGCAAGAGTGGCTACTTGGAAGTACAGCCACCATTGGTAGTAAATCAGGAGTCTGGTCAGGCTACTGGTCAGTTGCCAGACAAAGAGGGACAGATGTATCATGCTAATCTTGACGACCTCTATCTCATCCCAACAGCTGAGGTTCCTGTAACAAACATCTTCCGTGACGAGATTCTCAACGAGCAAGACCTGCCTATCAAGCGCTGTGCTTACTCTGCTTGTTTCCGTCGTGAAGCTGGTAGCTATGGTAAAGACGTACGTGGTTTGAACCGTTTGCACCAGTTCGACAAGGTTGAGATTGTACGTATCGATAAGCCAGAGCACTCTTATCAGTCATTGGATGAGATGTTAGACCACGTTGAAGGTCTTTTAAAGAAGCTCGAATTGCCTTATCACATCCTCCGTCTTTGCGGTGGAGACATTAGCTTCACAGCTGCTCTCTGCTATGACTTTGAGGTGTGGAGTGCTGCACAAGAGCGTTGGTTGGAGGTGTCAAGTGTATCAAACTTCGAAAGCTATCAGGCAAATCGTCTGCATTGTCGTTTCCGTCATGCCGATGATAAGAAGATTGAACTCTGCCATACATTGAATGGTTCAGCCCTTGCTCTGCCACGTATCGTTGCAGCTATCATCGAGAACAACCAAACCCCAGAGGGTATTCGTGTACCAAAGGTACTCGTTCCTTACTGTGGTTTCGAGATGCTCGATGACAAGATGGACTAA
- a CDS encoding DUF5687 family protein — MTYWEAIQTLHKHFYLSGRRNKIWQANNVAKLFYYVLAVFLYAYFVWIGCELADLIIKDNLGGYRFIYALLPLLLFLDYLFRYTTDHRLLMHIRPYLLLPLPKHSYTDYLILRQLIVFKNVNLLFICIPFGIKTVIPELGATAMIGYTAGFYLLLLINGQFFQFTQVLTARGLLYWLIPIFTYFSIAVITIFFPSPQSYLHHCAEMGNAMIRGEIWIYAVMVLLLIGMILLNRNVLEQRIRQEQYPATRSKSTKSNIKLTFFDRFNLIGEYLKIELWTILRNKSLRLIFIFNTIGIFLFSLIIAVDPESDIVKINGFIYYSFIIYGLSSLTKIMCYEGNYYECLLMQRNSVQTLLLAKYYFYTALQLVPLLTFLPIVLIGKISFWTILAYALFTAGVAYRILFQMAVYNKVTFSMQATHTGKNANTNYIQLIVTIITIISPFPIAALGTWWLNQPILTNATLSLLGIIFITTHRRWISSISRKIKDNQYEQLDGFRRSR, encoded by the coding sequence ATGACTTACTGGGAGGCTATACAAACACTACATAAGCACTTCTACCTATCTGGTAGAAGGAATAAAATATGGCAAGCCAACAACGTAGCAAAGCTTTTTTACTACGTGTTGGCTGTTTTTCTTTATGCTTATTTTGTTTGGATAGGATGTGAATTAGCAGACCTCATCATCAAGGATAATTTAGGGGGATATCGTTTCATCTATGCCCTACTACCGCTTCTGCTGTTCTTAGATTATCTTTTCAGATATACAACAGACCATCGGTTGCTGATGCATATCCGTCCTTATCTTCTCCTACCGCTTCCCAAACACAGCTATACAGACTATCTGATTTTGCGTCAGTTGATAGTTTTTAAGAACGTAAACCTCCTCTTTATCTGCATTCCTTTTGGTATTAAAACAGTCATTCCAGAGTTGGGTGCAACAGCTATGATTGGTTATACAGCAGGATTTTACCTCCTTCTGCTTATCAACGGACAGTTTTTCCAGTTTACACAAGTGCTGACGGCACGTGGACTTTTGTATTGGCTCATACCGATTTTTACTTATTTCTCCATCGCAGTAATAACAATCTTCTTCCCTTCTCCACAAAGTTACCTCCATCACTGTGCAGAGATGGGCAATGCAATGATTAGAGGTGAGATATGGATATATGCTGTTATGGTATTGTTGCTAATAGGAATGATATTGCTAAATCGCAATGTCCTTGAACAGCGTATCCGCCAAGAACAATACCCAGCAACAAGATCTAAAAGTACCAAAAGTAATATCAAACTCACTTTCTTCGATCGTTTCAACTTAATCGGAGAGTACCTTAAAATAGAGTTATGGACAATCCTCCGAAATAAGAGCCTACGCCTTATATTCATTTTCAACACAATTGGTATCTTTCTGTTTAGCCTAATTATTGCTGTTGACCCAGAAAGTGACATCGTAAAAATCAATGGCTTCATTTACTACAGCTTTATCATCTACGGGTTAAGTTCACTTACAAAAATCATGTGTTATGAAGGCAATTACTACGAGTGCCTACTGATGCAGCGTAATAGTGTCCAAACTCTTTTGTTAGCAAAGTACTACTTCTATACTGCCCTGCAGTTAGTTCCATTGCTAACCTTCCTTCCCATAGTTCTTATTGGCAAAATAAGCTTTTGGACGATACTTGCCTACGCTCTCTTTACAGCTGGTGTCGCCTATCGTATTCTATTTCAAATGGCGGTATATAATAAGGTAACATTCTCTATGCAAGCTACCCACACGGGCAAGAATGCGAATACAAACTACATACAGCTCATCGTTACAATCATTACTATCATAAGTCCGTTCCCCATCGCTGCATTAGGTACATGGTGGCTAAACCAACCGATTCTCACAAACGCCACCCTCTCCCTCCTTGGTATCATCTTCATAACCACTCATCGTCGTTGGATTAGTAGTATCAGCCGAAAGATAAAAGACAACCAATACGAACAACTTGACGGGTTTAGGAGGAGTAGATAA